One part of the Nocardioides conyzicola genome encodes these proteins:
- a CDS encoding ABC transporter ATP-binding protein, with the protein MTAIIELEQIRKTYRSGSIEFEALCGIDTTIQSGEYVAVVGPSGSGKSTLMNIVGCLDNPTEGHYRLAGEDVSMMTEVELAEVRNRRIGFVFQQFNLLASHSAWRNVELPLIYAGVHRTERRERAVAALERVGLGDRVDNRPGELSGGQQQRVAVARALVTEPAMILADEPTGNLDSKSTADVLGLLDELHGAGRTIVLITHELEVAARAGRNLVIHDGQIVSDQPTARAGAIA; encoded by the coding sequence GTGACCGCGATCATCGAGCTGGAGCAGATCCGCAAGACCTACCGCTCCGGCAGCATCGAGTTCGAGGCCCTGTGCGGCATCGACACCACGATCCAGTCGGGCGAGTACGTCGCCGTCGTCGGTCCGTCCGGGTCCGGCAAGTCGACGCTGATGAACATCGTCGGCTGCCTCGACAACCCGACCGAGGGGCACTACCGGCTCGCCGGCGAGGACGTCTCGATGATGACCGAGGTGGAGCTCGCCGAGGTCCGCAACCGGCGCATCGGGTTCGTCTTCCAGCAGTTCAACCTGCTGGCCAGCCACTCGGCGTGGCGCAACGTGGAGCTCCCGCTGATCTACGCGGGCGTGCACCGCACGGAGCGCCGCGAGCGGGCGGTGGCCGCCCTCGAGCGCGTCGGGCTGGGGGACCGTGTCGACAACCGGCCGGGTGAGCTGTCCGGTGGGCAGCAGCAGCGGGTCGCCGTCGCGCGTGCCCTCGTCACCGAGCCGGCGATGATCCTGGCCGACGAGCCGACCGGCAACCTCGACTCCAAGTCGACGGCCGACGTGCTCGGGCTCCTCGACGAGCTCCACGGCGCCGGACGCACGATCGTGCTGATCACCCATGAGCTCGAGGTGGCCGCCCGAGCCGGGCGCAACCTCGTGATCCACGACGGCCAGATCGTCTCCGACCAGCCGACCGCGCGCGCCGGGGCGATCGCGTGA
- a CDS encoding efflux RND transporter periplasmic adaptor subunit yields the protein MRISLRGRRRAWLAVPVALVVAAGSGVWLMTRDSTAAESSTTATVSTQTIEQTVSADGTIAARKSSDESFAVSGTVTKVLVDEGDKVKKGDPLARVDDSALVASRAAALTSLEAATTQLDEDEDNGESDVQLAADNAAVVSAQATLADAREAVQDATLRASIAGTVTSVDLAKGDVTGSSSSSSPSGADASNGSTDTGTDTATGTISIVSTHSFVVDGTVAAADAQQLKEGLQAKITATGVDDTIYGTVSEVGLVAQTNDSGAAVFPVTVEVTGKQQDLYAGVSATVSIVVKQVPDVLTVATNALSTTDGKTYVTKLVDGKEVKTEVETGETYGMATEITQGLKEGDTIVVQGFRAPTGGGNGGGQQQGELPGGGQLPDFSQLPGGMPAGGPGQ from the coding sequence GTGCGGATCTCGTTGCGGGGACGGAGGCGGGCCTGGCTCGCCGTACCCGTCGCCCTGGTGGTGGCCGCCGGCAGCGGCGTCTGGTTGATGACCCGGGACTCGACGGCGGCGGAGTCCAGCACCACGGCGACCGTGAGCACCCAGACCATCGAGCAGACGGTCTCGGCCGACGGCACGATCGCCGCCCGGAAGTCCAGCGACGAGAGCTTCGCCGTCTCCGGCACCGTCACGAAGGTCCTGGTCGACGAGGGCGACAAGGTCAAAAAGGGCGACCCGCTCGCCCGCGTCGACGACAGCGCGCTGGTGGCCTCGCGGGCGGCGGCGCTGACCTCGCTCGAGGCGGCGACCACCCAGCTCGACGAGGACGAGGACAACGGCGAGAGCGACGTCCAGCTCGCCGCCGACAACGCCGCGGTCGTGTCGGCGCAGGCCACGCTCGCCGACGCTCGGGAGGCCGTGCAGGACGCCACCCTGCGGGCCTCGATCGCGGGCACCGTGACCAGCGTCGACCTGGCCAAGGGCGACGTCACCGGCTCCAGCTCGAGCTCGAGCCCGAGCGGTGCCGACGCGTCGAACGGCTCGACGGACACCGGCACCGACACGGCCACCGGGACCATCTCGATCGTCTCCACCCACTCCTTCGTCGTCGACGGCACGGTCGCGGCCGCGGACGCCCAGCAGCTGAAGGAGGGCCTGCAGGCCAAGATCACCGCCACCGGCGTCGACGACACGATCTACGGCACCGTCTCCGAGGTCGGCCTCGTCGCCCAGACCAACGACAGCGGGGCCGCGGTCTTCCCGGTCACCGTCGAGGTCACCGGCAAGCAGCAGGACCTGTACGCCGGCGTCTCGGCGACCGTCTCGATCGTCGTGAAGCAGGTCCCCGACGTGCTCACCGTCGCCACCAACGCCCTCTCGACCACCGACGGCAAGACCTATGTGACCAAGCTGGTGGACGGCAAGGAGGTCAAGACCGAGGTCGAGACCGGCGAGACGTACGGCATGGCCACCGAGATCACCCAGGGGCTGAAGGAGGGCGACACGATCGTCGTCCAGGGCTTCCGGGCCCCGACGGGTGGCGGCAACGGCGGCGGGCAACAGCAGGGCGAGCTCCCCGGCGGCGGGCAGCTGCCCGACTTCAGCCAGCTGCCTGGCGGGATGCCGGCCGGGGGTCCCGGCCAGTGA
- the pspAB gene encoding PspA-associated protein PspAB, producing the protein MGLWDVIAGRSRPKAPQLDALFLVPSAAVTLETTLALRPTGTASVCYRAATGQAFRAVQADVVELLNADPDEPDVEVSQDEYGFTWLVVHGDPDDPAGLCTDLHAVNTSLEDHGFGSGLLCSLIPFEGTDGRRVGLVYLYKRGTFYAFAPKPGEKQRDNLTEIHLRDTLTGELPMEQDLGRWLAVWGAPGL; encoded by the coding sequence ATGGGCCTCTGGGACGTCATCGCCGGCCGGTCCCGACCGAAGGCGCCGCAGCTCGACGCGCTCTTCCTGGTCCCGAGCGCCGCGGTCACCCTCGAGACGACGCTCGCGCTGCGGCCGACCGGGACCGCCTCGGTCTGCTACCGCGCGGCGACCGGCCAGGCGTTCCGCGCGGTCCAGGCCGACGTGGTCGAGCTCCTCAACGCCGACCCCGACGAGCCGGACGTCGAGGTCTCGCAGGACGAGTACGGCTTCACCTGGCTGGTCGTCCACGGTGACCCCGACGACCCGGCGGGGCTGTGCACCGACCTGCACGCCGTCAACACCTCGCTCGAGGACCACGGCTTCGGGTCGGGGCTGCTCTGCTCGTTGATCCCGTTCGAGGGCACCGACGGCCGTCGCGTCGGCCTGGTCTACCTCTACAAGCGCGGCACCTTCTACGCGTTCGCCCCCAAGCCGGGGGAGAAGCAGCGCGACAACCTGACCGAGATCCACCTCCGCGACACCCTGACCGGCGAGCTGCCGATGGAGCAGGACCTCGGTCGCTGGCTGGCCGTCTGGGGAGCCCCCGGGCTCTGA